One window from the genome of Deltaproteobacteria bacterium encodes:
- a CDS encoding succinate dehydrogenase/fumarate reductase iron-sulfur subunit, translating into MHFTVQVWRQPTTAATGALRTYEVENISPDMSFLEMLDVLNEELTRAGDEPIAFAHDCREGICGSCGVCVNGQAHGPLPGTTTCQLRMRVFHDGDTIVVEPWRARAFPVIKDLVVDRSAFDRILQAGGYVSVNTGAAPDANAIPIAKPVADAAFDAASCIGCGACVASCPNASAMLFVAAKVAHLSALPQGQPEKDQRVTSMVAAMDQELFGACSNTGICEAACPKGISVSHIAQLNSEYLAAVLRA; encoded by the coding sequence ATGCACTTCACGGTACAAGTGTGGCGACAGCCAACGACTGCGGCGACCGGGGCATTGCGGACGTATGAGGTGGAGAATATCTCGCCCGACATGTCCTTTCTCGAAATGCTGGATGTTCTCAATGAAGAACTCACGCGCGCAGGTGACGAGCCGATCGCGTTCGCGCATGATTGTCGCGAAGGGATTTGCGGCTCCTGCGGTGTGTGCGTCAATGGACAGGCCCATGGTCCGTTACCGGGAACCACCACGTGCCAACTGCGCATGCGCGTGTTTCACGATGGGGATACGATTGTGGTCGAACCCTGGCGCGCACGGGCCTTTCCTGTGATCAAAGATCTCGTCGTTGATCGCTCGGCGTTTGATCGCATTCTTCAAGCCGGAGGGTATGTGTCCGTCAACACTGGCGCAGCCCCGGACGCCAATGCCATACCCATCGCGAAACCAGTTGCTGATGCAGCCTTCGACGCGGCGTCGTGTATTGGCTGTGGTGCGTGTGTCGCCTCGTGTCCAAATGCCTCGGCCATGCTGTTTGTGGCCGCCAAAGTCGCCCACCTCTCGGCGCTGCCGCAAGGACAACCTGAGAAGGACCAGCGCGTGACCAGCATGGTCGCGGCGATGGATCAGGAACTCTTTGGCGCGTGCTCGAATACTGGAATTTGCGAAGCCGCGTGTCCCAAAGGCATTTCCGTATCCCACATTGCGCAGCTCAATAGCGAGTATCTCGCGGCGGTGCTGCGGGCATGA
- a CDS encoding DNA starvation/stationary phase protection protein gives MKANIALSEEQRAEVIKILHVLLADEYVLYTKTRNYHWNVVGPQFTQLHTFFETQYNALNIVVDDVAERVRTLGSFSHGTLSEFARHTRLQEEPGQHPSAAEMLRRLLADHETIIRNVRCDAERCADQYRDAGTSDFLVGLMEQHEKQAWMLRSLVSGE, from the coding sequence ATGAAAGCGAATATTGCCTTATCAGAGGAGCAACGCGCGGAGGTCATCAAGATTTTACACGTCCTGCTCGCCGACGAGTACGTGTTGTATACCAAAACCCGTAACTACCACTGGAACGTTGTCGGACCGCAGTTCACCCAGTTACACACCTTCTTTGAGACGCAATACAACGCGCTCAACATCGTCGTCGACGACGTGGCAGAACGTGTCCGCACGCTCGGCAGTTTTTCGCACGGCACCCTCAGCGAATTTGCTCGGCACACCCGATTGCAAGAGGAACCAGGACAGCATCCCAGTGCAGCTGAGATGCTCCGTCGCTTACTCGCTGACCATGAAACCATCATCCGTAACGTGCGGTGTGATGCGGAACGCTGCGCTGATCAGTACCGTGATGCGGGAACCAGTGACTTCCTCGTCGGATTGATGGAACAACACGAGAAGCAGGCCTGGATGCTGCGATCACTGGTGAGTGGAGAATGA
- a CDS encoding TIGR01777 family protein, which yields METYVRRTQIGAPAEEVFRWHARPGAFERLTPPWEPVELVARQGGLEDGALVVLRMGMGPISQSWVARHSDYVEGRQFRDTQVAGPFTHWAHTHRFAPDGPSACSLEDHIEYTLPLGILGQLGDSFVRQKLDRMFTYRHRITSDDIAAHARYTGKPMNILVSGTNGLIGRALVSFLTTGGHNVTGLVRSQPRAESHDILWNPQQGITDAARLEGFDAVVHLAGENVVGRWTAEKRARIRGSRVTGTRLLCEALARLSSPPKVVVSASAIGYYGNRNEEMLNEDSGAGHGFLPEVCHAWEEATRPAAEQGIRVVTARIGIVLSPSGGALAKMLLPFRLGVGGMVGTGEQYMSWVTLDDTIGAIHHALITDSIQGPLNITAPRPVTNSEFTATLGRVLGRPTFVPLPAAVARLTMGEMADELLLSSTRVLPQKLEDTYYPFRHPDLEGALRHVLGKV from the coding sequence ATGGAAACGTACGTTCGTCGTACGCAGATTGGCGCACCCGCCGAAGAGGTCTTTCGCTGGCATGCCCGTCCTGGCGCCTTTGAGCGCTTAACCCCACCGTGGGAACCGGTCGAGCTGGTCGCACGGCAGGGCGGGCTTGAGGATGGTGCTCTGGTCGTGCTGCGCATGGGTATGGGGCCGATCAGTCAATCGTGGGTGGCAAGACATTCAGACTATGTGGAAGGACGGCAGTTCCGCGACACGCAGGTCGCTGGCCCGTTTACCCACTGGGCGCATACCCATCGCTTTGCACCAGACGGGCCGTCGGCGTGTTCTCTCGAAGATCACATCGAGTATACGCTCCCGCTCGGGATCCTTGGTCAGTTGGGAGATTCGTTTGTTCGCCAGAAACTTGACCGAATGTTTACCTATCGGCATCGCATCACAAGCGACGATATTGCGGCGCATGCACGCTATACGGGGAAGCCCATGAACATCTTAGTGAGTGGTACTAACGGTCTCATCGGCCGCGCCCTCGTCTCGTTTTTGACTACCGGTGGTCACAACGTCACTGGCTTGGTGCGATCACAGCCGCGTGCTGAGTCGCACGACATTCTCTGGAATCCACAACAGGGCATTACCGACGCTGCTCGCTTGGAAGGGTTCGATGCCGTCGTCCACTTGGCAGGAGAAAACGTGGTCGGACGGTGGACCGCGGAGAAGCGCGCTCGGATCCGTGGCAGTCGCGTCACCGGAACCAGACTTCTCTGCGAGGCGTTGGCACGACTCTCCTCACCACCCAAAGTGGTGGTCAGTGCCTCGGCGATTGGCTACTACGGCAACCGTAACGAGGAGATGCTCAACGAAGACAGTGGCGCAGGGCACGGTTTTCTTCCTGAGGTGTGCCACGCATGGGAGGAGGCGACGCGACCAGCGGCGGAGCAGGGCATTCGCGTCGTGACGGCCCGCATTGGCATTGTCTTGAGTCCGAGTGGCGGCGCCTTGGCAAAAATGCTGCTGCCTTTTCGTCTTGGCGTTGGTGGCATGGTCGGCACAGGAGAGCAATACATGAGCTGGGTGACGCTCGACGATACAATCGGCGCGATCCACCATGCTTTGATTACTGACTCGATACAGGGGCCGCTGAATATCACGGCACCACGACCGGTCACCAATAGTGAATTCACTGCGACGCTGGGGCGCGTATTGGGTAGACCCACCTTCGTGCCGCTACCAGCGGCGGTCGCACGCCTGACCATGGGTGAGATGGCAGACGAGCTGCTCCTCTCCAGCACCCGCGTGCTGCCACAGAAATTGGAAGACACCTACTATCCGTTTCGCCATCCAGACTTAGAGGGCGCGCTCCGTCATGTGTTGGGAAAGGTATGA
- a CDS encoding FAD-dependent oxidoreductase yields MTPIPEVLIVGAGLAGLSCARRLAALGIPYQILEASDAVGGRVRTDHVEGFLLDRGFQVLLTAYPEARRVLDYTSLDLRSFYPGALVRFNGRFHRVADPWRRPIDAVTHVFSPIGTLWDKCAVARLRHRVRAGSIDELLQRPETTTHAALINAGFSDAMIGRFFRPFFGGVFLDRELRTTSRMLEFVFRMFSQGEIAVPASGMGAIAQQLARSLPRETIRLQTRVKGIQEGAVFLDSGERLHSRAVVLATDGATAAQLLDTQVVPHSQKVTCLYFATPKPPLAEPILVLNGDGQGVVNSLCVLSAVAPTYAPPESALVSVTVLGDPAASDQELETAVRSELATWYGHDVHHQWRHLRTYRISYALPQQYPPSQVSTDYPVRIRPNLFVCGDHYGTASINGAMESGRKAAEAVKEAFEQR; encoded by the coding sequence ATGACACCCATACCCGAAGTCCTGATTGTCGGAGCTGGCCTGGCTGGCTTGAGCTGCGCCCGACGGCTCGCAGCGCTCGGGATTCCGTATCAGATTTTGGAAGCCTCCGATGCTGTCGGCGGCCGCGTGCGCACAGATCACGTAGAGGGATTTCTACTTGACCGTGGGTTCCAGGTCTTGCTGACCGCCTACCCAGAGGCGCGACGCGTCCTCGACTACACGTCACTCGATCTCCGATCCTTCTATCCAGGCGCGTTGGTGCGCTTCAACGGACGGTTTCATCGTGTGGCAGATCCGTGGCGCCGACCAATCGACGCCGTGACCCATGTCTTCTCGCCCATCGGCACCTTGTGGGATAAGTGTGCGGTTGCCCGCTTGCGGCACCGCGTACGCGCAGGCTCGATCGACGAGCTGCTGCAACGGCCAGAAACCACTACCCACGCAGCACTGATCAACGCTGGGTTTTCCGATGCGATGATCGGGCGCTTTTTTCGTCCGTTTTTTGGGGGAGTCTTTCTCGATCGTGAATTGCGGACCACCAGTCGCATGCTCGAATTCGTGTTTCGCATGTTCTCACAGGGAGAGATAGCGGTGCCAGCGAGCGGGATGGGAGCCATCGCCCAACAACTCGCGCGCAGTCTTCCGCGCGAAACGATCCGGCTTCAAACGCGAGTGAAAGGGATACAAGAAGGAGCAGTGTTCCTTGATTCTGGAGAGCGGCTCCATTCGCGCGCAGTCGTCCTCGCGACAGACGGCGCGACAGCCGCACAGTTACTCGATACGCAGGTTGTGCCACATTCACAGAAAGTCACCTGTCTCTACTTCGCTACGCCGAAGCCACCACTCGCCGAGCCGATCCTCGTCTTGAACGGAGACGGGCAGGGGGTGGTGAATAGTCTCTGTGTTCTTAGTGCAGTGGCGCCGACGTATGCACCGCCAGAGAGTGCGCTCGTATCCGTGACCGTGTTAGGAGACCCAGCTGCGAGCGATCAGGAGCTAGAAACAGCGGTTCGTTCCGAGCTTGCCACCTGGTATGGCCATGACGTCCATCATCAGTGGCGACATCTGCGGACCTACCGTATTTCCTATGCCCTACCGCAACAGTATCCGCCCTCCCAGGTCAGCACTGACTATCCGGTACGGATACGACCAAACCTGTTTGTCTGTGGTGACCACTATGGCACCGCTTCGATCAACGGTGCGATGGAGTCTGGCCGCAAAGCAGCAGAGGCGGTAAAAGAAGCGTTCGAGCAACGCTAG
- a CDS encoding superoxide dismutase translates to MARPTYTPKEFALTGLTGISDRTLELHWGLYKGYVTNTNALTEQLAELSVAKITPASKLAYAELTRRLGFEYGGMVLHEYYFGNLAANGKGAPSPELEEALTHSFGSVTNWREDFVTIGTLRGVGWAILYQDPQTRQLSNHWVELHHHGVPSGFQPLLVMDVWEHAFLLDYKPAERGKYIEAFFANVDWTAVNARLRSS, encoded by the coding sequence ATGGCACGGCCAACCTACACACCAAAAGAGTTTGCGCTTACCGGGCTCACTGGTATTTCCGACCGCACCCTGGAGCTCCATTGGGGTCTGTACAAAGGGTACGTCACCAACACCAACGCGCTCACCGAGCAACTCGCGGAACTCTCCGTGGCAAAAATTACCCCGGCGTCCAAGCTCGCGTACGCCGAACTCACTCGCCGTTTGGGATTTGAGTATGGCGGTATGGTGCTCCATGAATACTACTTCGGTAACCTCGCCGCCAACGGCAAAGGCGCGCCTTCACCAGAACTTGAGGAGGCACTCACGCACAGTTTCGGCAGTGTCACCAACTGGCGGGAGGATTTTGTGACCATTGGCACCCTGCGTGGGGTAGGCTGGGCGATCCTGTATCAGGATCCGCAGACGCGACAACTTTCGAACCACTGGGTCGAGCTGCATCACCACGGCGTACCGTCTGGGTTCCAGCCGCTCCTGGTGATGGACGTATGGGAACACGCCTTCTTACTGGATTACAAACCAGCAGAGCGGGGAAAATACATCGAAGCGTTTTTCGCCAATGTAGACTGGACTGCAGTTAATGCACGCCTTAGAAGCAGTTGA
- a CDS encoding acyl-CoA desaturase, with product MNRKHSHGEQRVLSGRWTTFIRWFDSWAGSDTSEEEQPRRVDWVRIIPFLSMHAMCLGVLWVGWSWTAVVVAVGLYLVRMFAITAFYHRYFSHRTFKTARWSQFLFALLGTTAIQRGPLWWAAHHRHHHRYSDQPRDRHSPLQHGFLWSHSGWFTARANFPTNLDAVRDLAKFPELCFLDRFDSLVALALASLLYTLGSVLAAVAPDLHTSGMQLLIWGFFISTVVLYHATYTINSLAHQIGRQRYATGDSSGNSFLLSLVTLGEGWHNNHHHYPATVRQGFYWWEWDPTYYLLRVFAWMGLVWDLKPLPPHIRDTHRGDLVRAA from the coding sequence ATGAACCGCAAACACTCACACGGTGAGCAGCGAGTGCTCTCGGGTCGCTGGACAACATTTATCCGCTGGTTTGATTCCTGGGCTGGCTCTGACACGAGCGAAGAAGAGCAGCCGCGGCGCGTCGATTGGGTTCGGATCATACCATTTCTTTCCATGCACGCGATGTGCCTGGGAGTGCTATGGGTGGGCTGGAGCTGGACTGCCGTCGTCGTCGCGGTGGGACTCTATCTCGTCCGCATGTTTGCCATCACCGCCTTCTACCATCGCTATTTCTCGCATCGCACCTTCAAGACCGCACGCTGGAGTCAATTTCTCTTCGCGCTGCTTGGTACGACGGCCATCCAACGCGGGCCGTTGTGGTGGGCGGCGCACCATCGCCACCATCATCGTTACTCCGATCAACCGCGGGATCGGCATTCGCCGCTCCAGCACGGGTTTCTCTGGAGCCATAGCGGCTGGTTTACTGCACGCGCGAACTTCCCCACCAACCTCGACGCCGTTCGTGACCTCGCGAAATTTCCCGAACTGTGTTTCTTGGATCGCTTTGACAGTCTCGTCGCCCTCGCGCTGGCAAGCCTTCTCTACACTCTCGGCTCTGTGCTTGCGGCTGTCGCACCGGATTTGCACACCAGCGGGATGCAATTGTTAATATGGGGGTTCTTTATTTCCACCGTGGTGCTGTACCACGCAACCTATACCATCAACTCCCTGGCCCATCAGATTGGCCGCCAACGCTATGCCACAGGTGACAGCAGCGGCAATAGCTTCCTTCTGTCGCTCGTCACTCTTGGTGAAGGGTGGCATAACAATCATCATCACTATCCTGCGACCGTGCGCCAGGGGTTCTACTGGTGGGAATGGGATCCGACGTACTACCTGCTTAGGGTGTTCGCGTGGATGGGTCTGGTGTGGGATCTCAAACCATTGCCTCCTCACATACGCGACACCCACCGTGGCGATCTGGTTCGGGCAGCGTAA
- a CDS encoding SDR family oxidoreductase, translating to MHNEYATKERANPVQVVIGATGGIGAALCRSLAAKGSCLIAAGRDPDKLQGLAEELGVIPMAVDATSSEQMEQCFARIVSEYGRIDGVANCVGSLLLKPAHLTSDVEWTSTLTTNLTSAFITVRAATRAMMKTGGSVVLVSSAVARTGLANHEAIAAAKAGIVGLALSAAASYAIRQIRVNCVAPGLVRTPLTARLTANEASLKGSMSMHPLGRIGEPEEVAAAIAWFLDPAQSWVTGQVLGIDGGLATLRIRGSL from the coding sequence ATGCATAACGAGTATGCGACGAAGGAGCGCGCCAATCCTGTTCAGGTGGTGATCGGGGCCACTGGCGGGATTGGTGCAGCGCTGTGTCGCTCTCTTGCCGCGAAAGGCAGTTGTCTGATCGCGGCGGGACGGGATCCAGACAAACTTCAGGGCTTAGCTGAGGAGCTGGGCGTGATACCCATGGCAGTCGATGCAACGTCGTCTGAACAGATGGAGCAATGCTTTGCACGGATTGTGAGTGAGTATGGACGTATTGACGGCGTTGCCAACTGTGTCGGTTCTCTGCTGTTGAAGCCAGCCCATTTGACCTCGGATGTCGAGTGGACCAGTACGCTCACCACCAACCTGACGTCAGCGTTCATCACGGTCAGAGCCGCGACACGGGCGATGATGAAAACGGGGGGCTCGGTCGTGCTTGTATCTTCCGCTGTCGCTCGTACTGGTTTGGCGAATCATGAAGCGATTGCTGCCGCGAAAGCTGGGATTGTTGGCCTTGCACTATCAGCGGCGGCATCCTACGCGATTCGCCAGATTCGTGTGAACTGTGTCGCTCCTGGTCTGGTGCGGACGCCGTTGACCGCTCGCCTGACGGCAAACGAAGCCTCGCTGAAAGGTTCCATGTCCATGCATCCGCTAGGACGAATCGGTGAGCCAGAGGAAGTCGCGGCGGCGATCGCGTGGTTCCTTGATCCTGCGCAGAGCTGGGTCACTGGCCAGGTACTCGGCATTGATGGTGGATTAGCCACCCTCCGTATCAGAGGGAGTCTCTAA
- a CDS encoding VOC family protein translates to MEPERQHPSRDRIDHLAVVVSNIPRAVAWYTTRFNCTVAYQDETWALLEFANTQLALVTPGQHPAHFALVTPDAARLGPLQRHRDGTQSIYIGDPFGNAIELIGPVSEETT, encoded by the coding sequence GTGGAACCGGAAAGACAGCATCCTTCGCGGGACAGGATCGATCACCTGGCTGTGGTCGTGTCAAACATCCCGCGAGCGGTCGCGTGGTACACAACGCGCTTCAACTGCACGGTTGCCTATCAGGATGAGACGTGGGCGTTACTCGAATTCGCGAACACACAACTGGCCTTGGTGACGCCCGGACAGCATCCGGCGCATTTTGCACTCGTCACCCCAGATGCCGCCAGGCTTGGCCCACTGCAACGACATCGAGATGGGACGCAGTCGATCTACATCGGCGACCCTTTTGGCAATGCCATTGAATTGATTGGACCAGTATCGGAGGAAACGACATGA
- a CDS encoding fumarate reductase/succinate dehydrogenase flavoprotein subunit, whose product MKLEAKIPSGPLEDKWTHQRFSLKLVSPANKRKLDVIVVGTGLAGAAAAASLAELGYNVSCFFFHDSPRRAHSVAAQGGINAAKNYRNDGDSVHRLFHDTIKGGDYRSREANVYRLAELSVNIIDQCVAQGVPFAREYGGLLENRSFGGTQVSRTFYARGQTGQQLLLGAYGALNRQIHVGQVRSFPFHEMLELVTVDGKARGIVTRNLRTGEIRSFAAHAVVLATGGYANVYYLSTNAKGSNATAIWRAHKQGALFANPCFTQIHPTCIPVSGGYQSKLTLMSEGLRNDGRVWVPSGKQDRRAAHEIPEAERHYFLESKYPAFGNLVPRDLAARTVKDICDAGYGVGPSGMAVYLDFADAMARLGRGTIQERYGNIFQMYAETTGEDSYATPMRIYPAPHYSMGGLWVDYNLMTTIPGLYALGECNFSDHGANRLGASALMQGLADGYFILPATIGDYLATEGFAKVDARHPAFTQAEQQVKDRVAQLLGMNGRCTVDELHRALGKILWDDVGMVRSAAGLQRALSEIRALRAEFWRNVKVAGGEDSLNASLEKAGRVADFLELGELMVMDAFQRDESCGSHFRVEHQTAEHEAQRNDQHFAYVSAWEYGGAEGPPQLHKEALEFTYVSPSERNYK is encoded by the coding sequence ATGAAGTTAGAGGCAAAAATTCCATCAGGACCGCTTGAGGACAAATGGACGCATCAGCGGTTTAGTTTGAAGTTAGTGAGCCCAGCAAATAAGCGCAAGCTTGACGTGATCGTCGTCGGAACCGGACTAGCGGGCGCGGCGGCGGCGGCATCGTTAGCCGAGCTGGGGTACAATGTGTCCTGTTTCTTCTTTCACGATAGCCCACGGCGTGCACACAGTGTCGCGGCGCAGGGTGGGATCAACGCCGCCAAGAACTATCGTAATGACGGCGATAGCGTCCATCGTTTGTTCCATGACACCATCAAAGGTGGAGATTATCGCTCGCGCGAGGCCAATGTCTATCGCCTCGCGGAGTTGAGCGTCAACATCATTGACCAATGCGTTGCGCAAGGCGTCCCCTTTGCGCGTGAATATGGTGGGCTGTTAGAAAACCGCTCCTTTGGTGGCACGCAAGTCTCACGCACCTTCTACGCACGTGGGCAGACAGGGCAGCAATTGTTGTTAGGGGCCTACGGCGCACTGAATCGGCAGATTCATGTGGGGCAGGTGCGCAGCTTTCCGTTTCACGAAATGCTTGAGCTGGTGACGGTGGACGGGAAAGCGCGCGGCATTGTGACCCGCAATCTCCGCACCGGTGAGATTCGCTCCTTTGCCGCACATGCCGTTGTCCTTGCCACCGGTGGGTATGCCAACGTCTACTATTTGTCGACCAATGCGAAAGGGTCCAATGCCACAGCCATCTGGCGCGCGCATAAGCAGGGGGCATTGTTTGCGAACCCGTGCTTCACGCAGATCCACCCCACCTGCATTCCAGTCTCTGGCGGATATCAATCGAAGCTCACCCTAATGAGCGAAGGCCTGCGTAATGATGGTCGCGTGTGGGTGCCCTCCGGCAAACAGGACCGACGTGCCGCGCATGAGATTCCCGAGGCGGAGCGGCACTATTTTCTGGAATCGAAATATCCCGCGTTTGGTAATCTGGTACCGCGTGATCTCGCGGCACGAACGGTCAAGGACATCTGCGACGCGGGCTACGGCGTAGGGCCGAGCGGGATGGCAGTGTATTTGGACTTTGCCGACGCGATGGCCCGCTTGGGACGCGGGACGATTCAGGAACGGTACGGCAACATTTTTCAGATGTATGCGGAAACAACGGGTGAAGACTCCTACGCGACGCCGATGCGCATCTACCCTGCGCCACACTACAGCATGGGTGGCCTATGGGTGGATTACAACCTGATGACGACGATTCCCGGCTTATACGCGCTCGGGGAGTGCAACTTCTCTGATCACGGTGCCAATCGCCTCGGTGCCAGCGCGCTCATGCAAGGGTTAGCGGATGGGTATTTCATTCTTCCCGCAACGATCGGCGACTATCTCGCGACCGAAGGCTTCGCGAAGGTTGACGCACGTCATCCCGCGTTCACGCAGGCCGAGCAGCAGGTGAAGGACCGCGTCGCGCAGCTCCTGGGGATGAACGGCCGCTGTACCGTCGATGAGCTGCACCGTGCGTTAGGCAAAATCCTGTGGGATGACGTGGGCATGGTGCGGAGTGCGGCTGGGTTGCAGCGCGCTCTCAGTGAGATACGCGCACTACGTGCGGAGTTCTGGCGCAATGTCAAGGTCGCAGGCGGCGAGGACAGTTTGAACGCGTCGCTTGAGAAAGCGGGCCGCGTCGCGGACTTCCTCGAACTAGGGGAACTGATGGTGATGGATGCGTTCCAGCGCGACGAGTCCTGTGGATCGCATTTCCGGGTTGAACACCAGACAGCAGAGCACGAAGCCCAACGTAATGATCAGCACTTTGCGTATGTATCAGCGTGGGAATACGGCGGTGCTGAGGGCCCGCCGCAGTTGCACAAGGAGGCGCTTGAGTTCACCTACGTCTCCCCGAGTGAACGCAATTACAAATAG
- a CDS encoding cysteine synthase family protein yields MSHPAAIQELIRRYPLLSLIGHTPLVPVPLFHQELPQVELLVKCEFLNPGGSVKDRSVLRMLSEAVISGALPPEKTILDSSSGNAGIAYAMIGAILGRRVELVVPANASAERKQRIQAHGATLILTDPVAGYDEALREVRRRATAHPERYFFCDQYSNPANWQAHYDTTAEEILTQTDGHIDWFVAGVGTGGTITGVARRLKAHDPKLRIACVMPEEFPGIEGLKPLGPGHIMPEIFAENLIDEWIPVRIDDAYEMCTRVARLGFFVGQSSGAYLYGAWKIAQTLRRGRIVTLFPDIGERYMSTKMWDT; encoded by the coding sequence ATGTCCCATCCTGCTGCCATACAAGAACTCATTCGTCGCTATCCACTCCTATCCCTGATTGGCCACACGCCACTTGTGCCGGTGCCACTCTTTCACCAGGAACTGCCGCAGGTCGAACTCTTGGTCAAGTGTGAGTTTCTGAATCCGGGCGGCTCAGTCAAAGATCGCTCGGTCTTACGTATGCTCTCAGAAGCGGTGATCAGCGGTGCTCTGCCACCAGAGAAGACGATCCTTGATTCCTCATCGGGAAACGCGGGCATCGCCTACGCTATGATCGGCGCGATTCTGGGTCGACGTGTGGAGCTTGTGGTCCCGGCGAACGCCAGCGCGGAGCGTAAGCAGCGCATCCAAGCACATGGGGCGACGCTCATTTTGACCGATCCGGTGGCTGGTTATGATGAAGCGCTCCGCGAAGTGCGTCGTCGGGCGACAGCACATCCCGAGCGGTATTTCTTTTGCGATCAGTACAGTAACCCGGCCAACTGGCAGGCGCACTATGATACGACTGCTGAAGAAATCCTGACGCAAACGGACGGCCACATCGATTGGTTTGTGGCTGGGGTAGGGACGGGGGGCACGATTACTGGCGTGGCGCGGCGGCTCAAGGCGCATGATCCTAAGCTCCGTATTGCGTGTGTGATGCCTGAGGAGTTTCCAGGGATCGAAGGACTTAAACCACTCGGCCCGGGGCACATTATGCCGGAGATTTTCGCTGAGAATCTGATCGATGAATGGATACCGGTACGCATCGACGATGCCTATGAGATGTGCACACGCGTCGCGCGGTTGGGGTTTTTCGTCGGACAGTCCTCGGGCGCGTATCTGTATGGCGCGTGGAAAATCGCGCAAACCCTCCGCCGTGGTCGGATTGTGACCTTGTTCCCCGACATCGGCGAACGCTACATGAGCACGAAAATGTGGGATACGTGA
- a CDS encoding succinate dehydrogenase cytochrome b subunit, protein MTKQTGIMSSSIGRKLIMAVTGVFLCSFLVVHLAGNLLLFRDDGGVAFTAYARFMASNLLIRVLEIGLVGGFLFHIVDAAVLSKANRNARPVRYATERPKGGGSWISRHMGITGSVIFLFLVVHLRTFFVEHRILGADASLYDLIRAAFANPLYVGLYVTAMVLLAFHLYHGFHSAFCTLGVTRRRYTTLITAFGVLFSIGVPAGFASIPLYFYFVR, encoded by the coding sequence ATGACAAAACAGACTGGCATCATGTCTTCCTCGATCGGTCGCAAGCTCATCATGGCTGTGACCGGCGTGTTCCTGTGTTCGTTTCTCGTCGTGCACCTTGCGGGGAATCTCTTGCTCTTCAGAGACGACGGCGGGGTCGCGTTCACGGCCTATGCGCGGTTCATGGCCTCGAATCTGCTTATCCGCGTGCTGGAAATTGGCCTCGTGGGCGGGTTTCTCTTTCATATTGTCGATGCCGCGGTATTAAGCAAGGCAAACCGCAACGCGCGTCCAGTGCGCTACGCTACCGAGCGCCCGAAAGGTGGTGGAAGCTGGATCTCGCGCCACATGGGGATAACGGGCAGCGTGATCTTCTTATTTCTCGTGGTTCACCTACGCACGTTTTTCGTCGAACATCGAATCCTGGGTGCCGACGCGAGCCTCTACGACCTCATCCGCGCGGCGTTTGCGAACCCGCTCTATGTAGGCCTCTACGTGACCGCGATGGTCCTGTTAGCCTTCCATCTCTACCACGGATTTCACAGTGCGTTTTGCACACTCGGAGTGACACGGCGGCGCTACACGACGCTGATTACGGCGTTTGGGGTGCTGTTTTCGATCGGGGTGCCCGCAGGATTTGCGAGTATCCCACTGTATTTTTACTTCGTTCGGTAA
- a CDS encoding DUF378 domain-containing protein encodes MKRLDVVAAVLLVIGGLNWGLVGAFGVDLVAALLGGSTLSNLVYTIVGLSALYQIVQLGGIQRRWGVNKV; translated from the coding sequence ATGAAACGGCTCGATGTAGTAGCGGCTGTCCTGCTGGTAATTGGCGGATTGAACTGGGGACTGGTCGGCGCCTTTGGCGTTGACCTGGTCGCGGCGCTCCTTGGCGGGAGTACCCTGAGTAACCTTGTGTATACCATCGTCGGTTTGTCCGCACTCTATCAGATCGTGCAACTGGGTGGCATTCAGCGACGCTGGGGCGTGAATAAGGTCTGA